A genomic segment from Hypanus sabinus isolate sHypSab1 chromosome 8, sHypSab1.hap1, whole genome shotgun sequence encodes:
- the LOC132397875 gene encoding transforming growth factor beta activator LRRC32-like, producing MDLWLFLWFMAVSYLLTNGINETYAVFTVCPMKNHDVSCQYRNLTKVPDLSLLTIKKLDLSYNSIAALTEESLLNLSSLQYLDVCCNQLKTIASGALGHLHKLRVLVLSNNLLSRNFSSGNGAFRLLKKLKVLHLSKNYWDSDTVAEHLKNLSSLEELNLSGNILVKLTADMLCGMQSLKYISLEGNYITEISAGTFECLADLVELNLAMNSLACISDFHLSQLKVLNMSRNGIEFFITNRTDEEYQIQVLDLSHNRLFHFPLLPKFHQIKYLNLSGNLLISVTPESLNDSIEWDIKNRYEEINGITKLLNSNANSTLSEVRFLDLSNNALINISHAFLNKFSSLQHLNLSGNCLQNFNIEDGDELNLLLSLDLSDNELTNISLKVDSLNLLQSLKYLYLQNNSIQLLPSQLFKVLPRIEKINLANNNLRICNMKNKTMETHKIKTSCVSFSEIPSLKYLKLDGNNITHLAPYTFYKTPLVYLDLSRNEILEVPDRALIGLEDSLKFLSLRWNLIRTSKVTLTCLNHLRDLDLSNNQLDILPYGTGCAPLASLDIRGNNFQLLQDKVIRNLSQTLETLYLSGNNFDCCALTWLELLNGTKVEIPDVANTHCFYPSGNDSSMVPLFDNRKGECPTNSIKKPSPFLVIISALACLLLIGSVISLITGECCRLCLPTKGESSEADTAPVKINSECQKEGLTLSVIKIET from the exons ATGGACCTTTGGCTGTTCCTGTGGTTTATGGCAGTGTCCTACCTTCTAACAAATGGCATCAATGAGACCTACGCCGTGTTCACCGTCTGTCCGATG AAAAACCACGATGTGTCCTGTCAATATCGAAACCTGACCAAAGTGCCCGATCTTTCACTGCTGACAATTAAAAAGCTCGATTTATCTTACAACTCAATCGCGGCACTGACAGAGGAATCACTGCTGAACCTCAGTTCATTGCAGTATCTGGATGTCTGTTGTAACCAGCTGAAAACCATTGCATCAGGTGCTTTGGGACATTTGCATAAACTGAGAGTGCTTGTTTTGTCAAACAACCTGCTGAGCAGAAACTTTTCATCAGGGAATGGAGCATTCCGCCTGTTAAAGAAACTAAAAGTGTTACATCTATCAAAGAATTACTGGGACAGTGACACTGTTGCTGAACATCTGAAAAACCTATCTTCACTGGAAGAATTAAATTTGTCTGGTAACATACTGGTGAAGCTGACAGCTGATATGCTTTGTGGGATGCAGTCTTTAAAATATATCTCTCTTGAAGGAAATTATATTACAGAAATATCAGCAGGGACCTTTGAATGTTTAGCAGATTTGGTTGAACTGAATTTAGCCATGAATTCTCTTGCCTGCATTTCTGATTTTCATCTTTCTCAACTTAAAGTGTTGAACATGAGCAGAAATGGTATTGAGTTCTTCATAACAAATAGAACTGATGAAGAATATCAGATTCAAGTGCTCGATCTAAGCCACAACAGGTTGTTTCATTTTCCACTTCTTCCAAAATTTCATCAGATTAAATATCTGAACTTGTCTGGCAATTTATTGATCAGTGTAACACCCGAATCATTGAATGACTCAATCGAATGGGATATAAAAAACAGATATGAAGAAATTAATGGAATAACTAAACTACTCAACAGCAATGCAAACTCAACTTTATCTGAAGTAAGATTTTTGGATTTAAGCAACAATGCATTAATAAATATATCACACGCCTTTCTGAATAAATTCAGCTCTCTTCAACACCTGAATCTAAGTGGAAACTGCCTTCAGAATTTTAATATTGAAGATGGAGATGAATTAAACTTGCTGTTATCTCTGGATCTGAGTGACAATGAACTTACGAATATATCGCTCAAAGTGGATAGCCTAAACCTTCTCCAGTCCTTAAAGTACTTGtaccttcaaaacaattccattCAGTTATTACCCTCCCAACTTTTTAAAGTCTTGCCAAGAATAGAAAAGATAAATCTTGCCAACAACAATCTAAGAATTTGTAATATGAAGAATAAAACCATGGAGACTCACAAGATCAAAACCAGCTGTGTGTCTTTTTCTGAAATCCCTTCCCTTAAGTACCTCAAGCTGGATGGAAATAACATTACACACCTGGCGCCATACACATTCTATAAAACTCCTTTGGTGTATTTGGACCTTTCAAGAAATGAAATCCTTGAAGTGCCTGATCGGGCTCTGATCGGTTTAGAAGACTCTTTGAAATTTCTATCTTTAAGGTGGAATTTGATCCGAACCTCCAAGGTAACTTTGACATGTTTGAATCACCTCAGAGATCTGGATCTGTCAAATAATCAGTTAGACATTTTACCTTACGGCACTGGATGTGCCCCACTAGCAAGCCTCGATATTCGAGGGAACAATTTTCAGCTTCTTCAAGATAAAGTCATTAGAAATCTGTCCCAAACTCTTGAAACTCTGTACTTGAGTGGAAATAATTTTGACTGTTGTGCATTGACTTGGTTGGAGTTACTGAATGGTACTAAGGTTGAAATACCTGATGTGGCTAATACTCATTGCTTTTACCCAAGTGGCAATGATTCTTCAATGGTCCCTTTATTTGACAATCGCAAAGGGGAATGTCCAACTAACAGCATCAAGAAACCCAGTCCATTTCTAGTTATAATATCTGCACTGGCTTGCCTACTGCTGATTGGATCGGTGATATCATTAATAACTGGAGAATGCTGCCGGCTATGTCTGCCTACCAAGGGGGAGAGTTCTGAGGCAGATACAGCTCCAGTGAAAATCAACAGTGAATGCCAGAAAGAAGGGCTGACTCTAAGTGTCATTAAAATAGAAACTTGA